One genomic region from Pseudomonas hormoni encodes:
- a CDS encoding alpha/beta fold hydrolase yields the protein MPLAEIPLCVWRKRGQTFVFRGQTIRYWTAGQGEPLLLIHGFPTASWDWHYLWQPLAQRYRLIACDMLGFGDSAKPVDHEYSLLEQADLQQALLAHLNVEQPVHVLAHDYGDSVAQELLARHYESRIHLASCVFLNGGLFPETHRPVLMQKLLLSPLGWMIGRAFSRDGLVKSFRQIFGPQSRPTESEMDDFWSLVDSNHGPRIMHKLIAYIPERRVQRERWVSAMQRGDVPLRVIDGEADPISGTHMVERYRELIPKPDTVLLPGIGHYPQTESPAQVLKHYLAFRDRLIAPPLKAACS from the coding sequence ATGCCACTCGCCGAGATCCCTCTGTGTGTCTGGCGCAAACGCGGCCAGACGTTCGTATTCCGTGGCCAGACCATTCGTTACTGGACGGCAGGGCAGGGTGAGCCGCTGCTGCTCATCCATGGCTTCCCGACGGCCAGTTGGGACTGGCATTACCTGTGGCAGCCGCTGGCCCAGCGCTATCGGCTGATCGCCTGCGACATGCTTGGCTTCGGCGATTCCGCCAAACCGGTGGACCACGAATACAGCCTGCTGGAGCAGGCCGATCTGCAACAGGCATTGCTGGCGCATTTGAATGTCGAACAGCCGGTGCACGTGCTGGCCCACGATTATGGCGACAGCGTGGCTCAGGAACTGCTCGCCCGGCATTACGAATCGCGCATTCATCTTGCCAGTTGCGTGTTCCTCAATGGCGGCCTGTTTCCGGAAACCCATCGCCCGGTACTGATGCAGAAACTGTTGCTCAGCCCGCTGGGCTGGATGATTGGCCGAGCCTTTTCCCGGGATGGGCTGGTGAAGAGTTTCCGGCAGATCTTCGGACCGCAAAGCCGTCCTACCGAGAGTGAGATGGATGATTTCTGGAGCCTGGTGGACAGCAATCACGGGCCTCGGATCATGCACAAACTGATTGCCTACATTCCTGAACGACGCGTCCAGCGCGAACGTTGGGTCAGCGCGATGCAGCGCGGTGATGTGCCGCTGCGGGTGATCGATGGCGAGGCCGATCCGATCTCCGGCACGCACATGGTCGAGCGCTATCGGGAGTTGATCCCTAAACCGGATACGGTGCTGTTGCCCGGCATTGGTCACTACCCGCAAACGGAATCGCCAGCGCAGGTGCTGAAACACTATCTGGCGTTTCGCGATCGGCTGATTGCGCCGCCGCTGAAGGCGGCCTGTTCCTGA
- the folE gene encoding GTP cyclohydrolase I FolE, with the protein MTLSLTQSYREILIGLGENPEREGLLDTPLRAAKAMQYLCHGYEQCVEEIVNGALFASDNDEMIIVDNIELYSLCEHHLLPFIGKAHVAYIPTGKVLGLSKIARLVDMFARRLQIQENLTRQIADAVQQVTGAAGVAVVIEAQHMCMMMRGVEKQNSTMNTSVMLGAFRESSNTRQEFLQLIGRSK; encoded by the coding sequence ATGACGTTATCCCTGACCCAGAGCTATCGCGAGATCCTCATCGGCCTCGGTGAAAACCCCGAACGCGAAGGCTTGCTCGATACGCCGCTGCGCGCGGCCAAGGCCATGCAGTACCTGTGTCACGGTTATGAACAGTGTGTCGAAGAAATCGTCAACGGCGCGTTGTTCGCCTCCGACAACGATGAAATGATCATTGTCGACAACATCGAGCTGTACTCGCTGTGCGAACATCACCTGCTGCCCTTCATCGGCAAGGCGCATGTGGCTTATATTCCAACGGGTAAAGTGCTGGGTCTGTCGAAGATTGCGCGGTTGGTGGACATGTTCGCCCGTCGCCTGCAGATCCAGGAAAACCTCACCCGGCAAATCGCCGACGCGGTGCAACAGGTGACCGGTGCCGCGGGTGTCGCGGTGGTCATCGAAGCACAGCACATGTGCATGATGATGCGCGGCGTCGAGAAACAGAATTCGACCATGAACACCTCGGTGATGCTCGGCGCCTTCCGCGAGTCGAGCAACACCCGCCAGGAGTTCCTGCAATTGATTGGACGGAGCAAGTAG
- a CDS encoding antibiotic biosynthesis monooxygenase, giving the protein MSTSPVTLMVARRVADGRYQDLMAWLREGEQLATDFQGYLGSGVLAPPPDDDEFQIIFRFANEQTMHAWEHSASRTAWLARGSDLFAHKTEHRVSGIEGWFGAAGQRPPRWKQAVAIWLAFFPVSLLFNFLLGPLLGEMSLLPRVLISTLCLTPLMVYFFIPLSTRMLAGWLNSAASRPLPTEHSTQNH; this is encoded by the coding sequence ATGTCTACCTCACCCGTCACGCTGATGGTTGCGCGCCGCGTCGCCGATGGGCGTTATCAGGACCTGATGGCCTGGTTGCGCGAAGGCGAACAACTGGCCACCGACTTCCAGGGTTATCTCGGCTCAGGCGTGCTCGCCCCGCCGCCCGACGATGACGAATTCCAGATTATTTTCCGCTTCGCCAACGAGCAGACCATGCACGCCTGGGAGCACTCCGCCTCGCGTACCGCCTGGCTTGCACGCGGCAGCGATCTGTTTGCGCATAAGACGGAACATCGCGTGAGCGGCATCGAAGGCTGGTTCGGTGCTGCCGGCCAACGTCCGCCACGCTGGAAACAAGCCGTGGCGATCTGGCTGGCGTTCTTTCCGGTGTCGTTGCTGTTCAACTTTTTGTTGGGGCCGTTGCTCGGCGAAATGAGCCTGCTGCCTCGGGTGTTGATCAGCACGCTGTGCCTGACGCCGTTGATGGTTTACTTCTTCATTCCACTGTCGACGCGGATGCTGGCCGGTTGGCTGAACAGCGCGGCATCGCGACCGTTGCCAACCGAACACTCCACTCAAAACCACTGA
- a CDS encoding SDR family oxidoreductase, with amino-acid sequence MNEPVRFEDKVVIITGAGGGLGRAHALLFAKQGAKVLVNDLGGSAQGEGANASAADRVVAEIREAGGTAEANHDSVTDGDKLVQHALDAFGRVDVVVNNAGILRDKTFHKMDDVDWDVVYRVHVEGAYKVTRAAWPHLREQNYGRVIFTASTSGIYGNFGQSNYGMAKLGLYGLTRTLAIEGRKNNILVNAIAPTGGTRMTEGLIPPQVFEQLKPELVSPLVVYLASENCQETSGLFEVGGGWMGKVRWERSLGAGFDPRVGFSPEDVAEHWQQICDFEGAAHPKDNIEALKEMMGNLQKYAL; translated from the coding sequence ATGAATGAGCCTGTGCGCTTCGAAGATAAAGTCGTGATCATCACGGGGGCCGGTGGTGGCCTCGGGCGCGCCCATGCGCTGTTGTTCGCGAAACAGGGCGCGAAGGTGCTGGTTAACGACCTCGGCGGTTCGGCTCAAGGCGAAGGCGCAAACGCTTCTGCAGCAGACCGTGTCGTGGCTGAAATTCGCGAAGCCGGCGGCACCGCCGAGGCCAACCATGACTCCGTCACCGATGGCGACAAACTGGTGCAACACGCCCTCGACGCCTTTGGCCGTGTCGACGTGGTGGTCAACAACGCCGGGATCCTGCGGGACAAAACCTTCCACAAAATGGACGACGTCGATTGGGACGTGGTTTACCGCGTCCACGTTGAAGGTGCCTACAAAGTGACCCGCGCCGCGTGGCCGCACCTGCGCGAGCAAAACTATGGTCGTGTGATCTTCACGGCGTCGACCTCGGGCATCTACGGCAACTTCGGCCAGTCCAACTACGGCATGGCCAAGCTCGGCCTCTACGGCCTGACCCGCACGCTGGCCATCGAAGGCCGCAAAAACAACATCCTGGTCAACGCCATCGCCCCCACCGGCGGCACCCGCATGACCGAAGGCCTGATCCCGCCGCAAGTGTTCGAGCAACTCAAACCGGAACTGGTCAGTCCACTGGTGGTGTACCTCGCCAGCGAGAATTGCCAGGAAACGTCGGGGTTGTTCGAAGTCGGCGGCGGCTGGATGGGCAAGGTGCGCTGGGAGCGTAGCCTGGGTGCCGGGTTCGATCCGCGGGTCGGTTTTTCGCCGGAAGATGTTGCTGAGCACTGGCAGCAGATTTGTGATTTTGAAGGGGCCGCGCATCCGAAGGACAACATTGAAGCGTTGAAGGAGATGATGGGAAATCTGCAGAAGTACGCGCTCTGA
- the folM gene encoding dihydromonapterin reductase produces the protein MTSSSAPILITGAGQRVGLHCAQRLLEDGHAVIFSYRTERPGVQALRDLGATAVFADFSTEAGIFAFISELKTHTDSLRAIIHNASEWLAETPDTDAAAFTRLFSVHMLAPYLINLHCADLLQRSSPADIVHISDDVTRRGSSKHIGYCASKAGLDSLTLSFAAKYAPDIKVNGISPALLLFNPDDDAAYRTKALAKSALGIEPGSEVIYQSLRYLLDNPYVTGTTLTVNGGRHLK, from the coding sequence ATGACTTCTTCATCCGCTCCGATCCTGATTACCGGTGCCGGCCAGCGTGTCGGCCTGCACTGCGCGCAGCGTTTGCTCGAAGACGGCCATGCCGTGATCTTCAGCTATCGCACTGAACGCCCCGGTGTACAGGCATTGCGTGATCTGGGGGCGACGGCGGTATTCGCAGACTTTTCTACCGAAGCCGGAATTTTCGCCTTCATCAGCGAACTGAAAACCCACACAGACAGCTTGCGCGCGATCATCCACAACGCCTCCGAATGGCTGGCCGAAACGCCAGACACCGACGCCGCAGCCTTCACCCGCCTGTTCAGCGTGCACATGCTGGCGCCCTACCTGATCAACCTGCACTGCGCCGACTTGCTGCAACGCTCGAGCCCGGCCGACATCGTGCACATCAGCGATGACGTCACTCGCAGGGGCAGCAGCAAACACATCGGCTACTGCGCCAGCAAAGCCGGGCTGGACAGTCTCACATTGTCCTTCGCCGCGAAGTACGCACCAGACATCAAGGTCAACGGCATCTCCCCAGCCCTGCTACTGTTTAATCCCGACGACGACGCGGCCTACCGCACCAAAGCCCTGGCCAAGTCTGCGCTGGGCATCGAACCGGGCAGCGAAGTGATCTACCAGAGCCTGCGTTATTTGCTCGACAACCCTTATGTCACCGGCACGACCCTGACCGTCAACGGCGGACGGCACCTCAAATAG
- a CDS encoding PAS domain-containing protein, with the protein MINAQLLQMVINASNEGIVIAEKEGEHDNILIYVNPAFERMTGYTSEEILYQDCRFLQSGDRDQDALPLIREALGSGGSCREILRNYRKEGTPFWNELSLSTVKNPSDGQTYFVGVQKDVTVQVKAQQRVTQLETQVAELQKELAALKATNGENKTKN; encoded by the coding sequence ATGATCAACGCGCAACTGCTGCAAATGGTGATCAACGCGTCCAATGAAGGCATCGTGATCGCCGAAAAAGAAGGTGAGCACGACAACATCCTGATCTACGTCAACCCGGCGTTCGAACGCATGACCGGTTACACCAGCGAAGAAATTCTCTACCAGGATTGCCGCTTTCTGCAGTCAGGCGACCGCGATCAGGACGCACTGCCGTTGATTCGCGAGGCGCTGGGTAGCGGCGGTTCCTGCAGGGAAATCCTGCGCAATTACCGCAAGGAAGGCACCCCGTTCTGGAATGAACTGTCGCTTTCGACGGTGAAAAATCCGAGCGACGGTCAGACTTATTTTGTCGGTGTGCAAAAAGACGTCACCGTTCAGGTCAAGGCGCAGCAGCGAGTTACACAGCTTGAGACGCAAGTGGCCGAGCTGCAAAAAGAACTGGCTGCGCTAAAAGCGACGAACGGCGAAAACAAAACCAAGAATTGA
- a CDS encoding 2-aminoadipate transaminase, whose protein sequence is MSSESISRSINIVHPVTLSHGKNAEVWDIDGKRYIDFVGGIGVLNLGHCHPRIVEAIREQATRLTHYAFNAAPHVPYLDFMDRLAAFIPVDYPVSGMLTNSGAEAAENALKIVRGATGRTAVIAFDGAFHGRTLATLNLNGKVAPYKQKVGVLPGPVYHLPFPSEDNGVTCAEALKAMDRLFSVEIDVDDVACFIVEPVQGEAGFLAMDVEFAQALRRLCDEKNILLIADEIQSGFGRTGQRFAFSRLGIEPDLILLGKSIAGGVPLGAVVGRKSLLDTLPKGGLGGTYSGNPIACAAALATLDEMSDANLQAWGTQQEEAIVSRYQSWRASKTSPFLGRLTGVGAMRGIELAHADGTPAPAQLTQLLALAREAGLLLMPSGKSRHIIRLLAPLTTEANVLEEGLDILEACLKKLA, encoded by the coding sequence ATGAGCAGCGAATCCATCAGCCGGTCGATCAACATCGTTCATCCTGTCACGCTCAGCCACGGCAAAAATGCCGAGGTCTGGGACATCGATGGCAAACGCTACATCGACTTTGTCGGCGGCATCGGCGTGTTGAACCTCGGCCATTGCCACCCGCGCATCGTCGAGGCCATTCGCGAACAAGCCACCCGGCTGACGCACTACGCGTTCAACGCGGCGCCGCACGTGCCCTACCTCGATTTCATGGATCGCCTGGCCGCGTTTATTCCGGTGGATTACCCGGTCAGCGGCATGCTCACCAACAGCGGCGCGGAAGCGGCGGAAAACGCGCTGAAGATCGTCAGGGGCGCGACCGGTCGCACGGCCGTCATTGCCTTCGATGGCGCCTTTCACGGACGTACACTTGCCACGCTCAACCTGAACGGCAAAGTCGCGCCCTACAAACAAAAGGTCGGCGTGCTGCCTGGTCCGGTGTATCACCTGCCCTTCCCCAGCGAAGACAACGGCGTGACCTGCGCCGAAGCGCTGAAGGCGATGGATCGACTGTTCAGTGTCGAAATCGATGTCGACGACGTGGCGTGTTTTATCGTCGAACCGGTGCAGGGCGAAGCCGGTTTCCTGGCCATGGACGTCGAGTTCGCGCAAGCGCTGCGACGCTTGTGCGATGAAAAAAACATTCTGCTGATCGCCGATGAAATCCAGTCCGGGTTCGGCCGTACCGGTCAGCGCTTTGCGTTTTCTCGACTGGGCATCGAGCCCGACCTGATCCTGCTCGGCAAAAGCATCGCAGGCGGTGTGCCGCTGGGGGCGGTGGTCGGGCGCAAGTCGCTGCTCGACACCTTGCCCAAGGGCGGACTGGGGGGCACTTACTCGGGCAATCCGATTGCTTGCGCTGCCGCGTTGGCGACGCTCGACGAAATGTCCGATGCCAACCTGCAAGCCTGGGGTACGCAGCAGGAAGAAGCGATCGTCAGCCGTTACCAATCCTGGCGCGCCAGTAAGACTTCGCCCTTTCTCGGACGACTGACTGGCGTCGGCGCCATGCGTGGCATCGAACTGGCCCATGCCGACGGCACACCGGCCCCGGCGCAGCTGACGCAACTGCTGGCCCTGGCGCGAGAAGCCGGGTTGCTGCTGATGCCCAGCGGCAAGTCGCGCCACATCATCCGGCTGCTGGCACCACTGACCACCGAGGCCAACGTACTGGAGGAAGGGCTGGATATTCTTGAGGCATGCCTGAAGAAACTGGCCTGA
- a CDS encoding flavodoxin — MKVAILSGSVYGTAEEVARHAANILKTAGFETFHNPRASLADVQAFGPEAFLAVTSTTGMGELPDNLQPLYFAIRDQLPAAWRGLPGAVIGLGDASYGDTFCGGGELMRELFGELGIREVLPMLRLDASESVTPETDAEPWLAELVTALRG; from the coding sequence ATGAAAGTCGCCATCCTTTCCGGCTCGGTGTACGGCACGGCTGAAGAAGTCGCCCGCCACGCTGCGAACATTTTGAAAACTGCGGGATTCGAAACCTTCCACAACCCGCGTGCGAGCCTCGCCGATGTTCAGGCCTTCGGCCCCGAAGCCTTTCTGGCGGTGACTTCGACCACCGGCATGGGTGAACTGCCGGACAACCTGCAACCCTTGTATTTCGCTATTCGCGATCAGTTGCCGGCGGCCTGGCGTGGTTTGCCGGGCGCTGTCATCGGCCTGGGTGATGCGAGCTACGGCGACACGTTCTGCGGCGGCGGCGAACTGATGCGTGAACTGTTCGGCGAACTGGGCATCCGCGAAGTGCTGCCGATGCTGCGTCTGGACGCCAGCGAAAGCGTCACGCCGGAAACCGATGCCGAGCCCTGGCTGGCGGAACTGGTCACGGCCCTGCGGGGCTGA
- a CDS encoding HopJ type III effector protein, whose translation MSDLNTLRASLKSGEHVFADTLAFIAAGYDYQPQAFNNGGVENAAGQNEGSCKTLGLALLEGLSDEEALLAFGEHYRSVVATPEGSDHGNIRALITHGLAGVKFTQQPLTRR comes from the coding sequence ATGAGTGATCTGAACACCCTGCGCGCCAGCCTCAAGAGCGGCGAACACGTTTTTGCCGACACCCTGGCGTTCATCGCCGCGGGCTACGACTACCAGCCTCAGGCCTTCAACAACGGCGGCGTGGAAAATGCGGCCGGGCAGAATGAAGGTTCGTGCAAGACCTTGGGTCTGGCGCTGCTGGAAGGCCTGAGCGATGAAGAAGCGCTGTTGGCGTTTGGCGAGCATTACCGTTCGGTAGTGGCGACGCCTGAAGGCAGCGATCATGGGAATATTCGTGCGTTGATTACCCACGGCCTGGCCGGTGTGAAATTCACCCAGCAGCCACTGACCCGCCGCTAA
- a CDS encoding DUF1244 domain-containing protein: MTDQQRLELEAAAFRRLVAHLDSRKDVQNIDLMNLSGFCRNCLSKWYKAAADERQIEVSLDDAREVVYGMPYAEWKAQYQQEANAEQQAAFAKGKPNE, translated from the coding sequence ATGACTGACCAACAACGCCTCGAACTTGAAGCCGCCGCCTTCCGCCGGCTGGTCGCGCACCTGGACAGCCGCAAGGATGTGCAGAACATCGACCTGATGAACCTCTCGGGTTTCTGCCGCAATTGCCTGTCCAAGTGGTACAAGGCCGCAGCAGATGAACGCCAGATCGAGGTCAGCCTCGATGACGCCCGCGAAGTGGTCTACGGCATGCCGTACGCCGAGTGGAAAGCCCAATACCAGCAAGAAGCCAACGCCGAACAACAAGCGGCGTTCGCCAAAGGAAAACCCAATGAGTGA
- the cysZ gene encoding sulfate transporter CysZ, which produces MPAPVLSGPQYLREGLKLVLSPSLRLFVLLPLAINLVLFVGLIYLAGHQFSLWVDTLMPSLPDWLSFLSYVLWPIFVVLVVLMVFFTFTMLANVIAAPFNGFLAEKVEVVVRGTDDFPAFSWGELIAMIPRTLAREMRKLGYFLPRAIGLFILSFIPVVNIIAAPLWLLFGVWMMAIQYIDYPADNHKLGWNEMLAWLREKRWQSMSFGGIVYLVLLIPVVNILMMPAAVAGATLFWVRERGPRRGLFLLDNSLIQADDRQKICGKDA; this is translated from the coding sequence ATGCCCGCCCCTGTTCTGTCCGGCCCGCAGTACCTGCGCGAAGGCCTCAAGCTGGTGCTGAGCCCCAGCCTGCGTTTGTTCGTGTTGTTGCCACTGGCAATCAATCTGGTGTTGTTCGTCGGATTGATCTATCTGGCCGGCCATCAATTCAGCCTGTGGGTCGATACGCTGATGCCGTCCCTGCCCGACTGGCTGAGTTTTCTCAGTTACGTGCTCTGGCCGATTTTCGTGGTGCTGGTGGTGTTGATGGTGTTCTTCACCTTCACCATGCTGGCCAACGTCATCGCCGCGCCGTTCAACGGCTTCCTCGCGGAGAAAGTTGAAGTGGTGGTGCGTGGCACCGACGATTTCCCGGCCTTCAGCTGGGGTGAACTGATCGCCATGATCCCGCGCACCCTGGCTCGGGAAATGCGCAAACTCGGCTACTTCCTGCCGCGGGCGATCGGGCTGTTCATCCTCTCGTTCATCCCCGTGGTCAACATCATCGCCGCGCCGTTGTGGCTGCTGTTCGGGGTGTGGATGATGGCGATCCAGTACATCGACTATCCCGCGGACAACCACAAACTCGGCTGGAACGAGATGCTCGCCTGGCTGCGTGAGAAGCGCTGGCAGAGCATGAGTTTCGGCGGGATTGTCTATCTGGTGTTGCTGATTCCGGTGGTCAACATTCTGATGATGCCGGCGGCGGTGGCGGGGGCGACGTTGTTTTGGGTGCGTGAGCGGGGGCCGAGGCGCGGGTTGTTTCTGCTCGATAACAGTCTCATCCAGGCAGACGATCGGCAAAAAATCTGCGGCAAGGACGCTTGA
- a CDS encoding class II aldolase/adducin family protein encodes MSVAPLQSSFSVKDQVSAAEWQARVDLAACYRLVALHGWDDLIFTHISAKVPGTEDFLINPFGLMFHEITASSLVKVDQAGNKLMDSPYEINPAGYTIHSAVHEVRHDVVCVLHTHTASGVAVSAQKQGILPISQQSLFVLSSLAYHAYEGVALNHEEKARLQADLGESNFLMLHNHGLLTCGGTIADTFLMMFTFQRACDIQVMAQNGGAELIAIEPQILAGAKAMIAGVTKSAQGMGGALAWPALLRKLDQQDPGYKL; translated from the coding sequence GTGAGCGTAGCCCCCCTTCAATCGTCCTTCAGCGTCAAAGACCAGGTCAGCGCCGCCGAGTGGCAGGCCCGCGTCGATCTGGCGGCCTGTTATCGCCTGGTCGCCCTGCATGGTTGGGATGATCTGATTTTCACCCACATTTCTGCCAAGGTGCCCGGCACCGAAGACTTCCTGATCAACCCGTTCGGGCTGATGTTTCACGAGATCACGGCGTCGAGCCTGGTGAAGGTCGATCAGGCCGGCAACAAACTGATGGACAGCCCTTACGAGATCAACCCGGCGGGGTACACCATCCACAGCGCCGTGCATGAAGTTCGTCACGATGTGGTTTGCGTGCTGCATACCCATACGGCATCAGGCGTTGCGGTGTCGGCGCAGAAGCAAGGCATTCTGCCAATCAGTCAGCAGTCGTTGTTTGTCCTGTCCAGCCTGGCCTACCACGCCTACGAAGGCGTTGCGTTGAACCATGAAGAGAAGGCGCGGTTGCAAGCCGATCTTGGTGAAAGCAATTTCCTGATGCTGCACAATCACGGTCTGCTGACCTGTGGCGGCACCATCGCCGATACGTTCCTGATGATGTTCACCTTTCAGCGCGCCTGCGATATCCAGGTGATGGCGCAGAACGGTGGTGCCGAACTGATCGCTATCGAACCGCAGATTCTGGCGGGCGCCAAGGCGATGATCGCCGGCGTCACCAAAAGTGCACAAGGGATGGGCGGCGCACTGGCCTGGCCAGCGTTGCTGCGCAAACTCGATCAACAAGACCCGGGTTATAAACTTTGA
- a CDS encoding MerR family transcriptional regulator — MPVLTDDVPGTQSSVPIEREELFPIREVSRLTGVNPVTLRAWERRYGLIQPMRTESGHRLYSIADIERIHSILAWLDRGVAVSKVGKILARTAPLQALSHLIPNELVQADYAQWQEQVKAAVSAFDEVQLEQVYGQIFSSYPLTVAFQDILIPLWQQLLQRHEGFGQTSEWLFLDGFLRSRVLQRLLLARVMQPRRVIVGALNDQCRELEVLLTALFLSSVDSAIQVLALGQPLDELTLVCERVKPKALVLVSNHAPAPELPRRLNRLAMSLDCQLMLAGDASDMAQDSLRGSSIGCLGNEGMVMRQRLKQFLAGNLDT, encoded by the coding sequence ATGCCTGTCCTGACTGACGATGTCCCTGGTACTCAGAGCTCTGTTCCGATTGAACGGGAAGAGCTGTTTCCGATCCGCGAGGTGTCTCGGCTGACAGGCGTCAACCCGGTCACGTTGCGAGCCTGGGAGCGCCGTTATGGCCTGATCCAGCCAATGCGCACCGAAAGCGGGCATCGGCTGTACTCGATAGCCGATATCGAGCGGATCCACAGTATCCTTGCCTGGCTCGACCGCGGCGTTGCCGTCAGCAAGGTCGGCAAGATCCTGGCCAGGACCGCGCCGCTTCAGGCGCTGTCGCACCTCATCCCCAATGAACTGGTGCAAGCGGACTACGCGCAGTGGCAGGAACAGGTCAAAGCAGCCGTCAGCGCGTTCGATGAGGTCCAGCTGGAGCAAGTCTATGGACAGATCTTTTCCAGTTACCCCCTGACGGTGGCGTTCCAGGACATTCTGATTCCGCTCTGGCAGCAATTGCTGCAACGCCATGAAGGGTTCGGCCAGACAAGCGAGTGGCTATTCCTGGACGGCTTTCTGCGTTCTCGTGTGTTGCAACGGCTGCTGCTGGCGCGTGTCATGCAGCCGCGTCGCGTGATCGTCGGTGCCCTTAACGATCAATGTCGCGAGCTTGAAGTGCTGCTCACGGCGCTGTTTCTGAGCAGTGTCGATTCGGCGATTCAAGTGTTGGCGCTCGGTCAGCCCTTGGACGAACTGACCCTGGTCTGCGAAAGAGTCAAGCCAAAGGCGTTGGTGCTGGTGTCCAATCATGCACCTGCCCCTGAGCTGCCGCGGCGTTTGAACCGGCTGGCCATGAGCCTGGATTGCCAGTTGATGCTCGCCGGCGATGCATCGGATATGGCGCAGGATAGCCTGAGAGGCTCGTCCATTGGCTGTTTGGGTAACGAGGGAATGGTGATGCGTCAGCGTCTGAAACAGTTCCTGGCAGGCAACCTGGATACCTGA
- the trxB gene encoding thioredoxin-disulfide reductase, with amino-acid sequence MSEVRHSRVIILGSGPAGYSAAVYAARANLKPLLITGMQAGGQLTTTTEVDNWPGDVHGLTGPALMERMKEHAERFETEIVFDHINAVDFAAKPYTLTGDSATYTCDALIIATGASARYLGLPSEEAFMGKGVSACATCDGFFYRNKPVAVVGGGNTAVEEALYLANIASTVTLIHRRETFRAEKILIDKLNARVAEGKIILKLNSNLDEVLGDNMGVTGARLKNNDGSFDELKVDGVFIAIGHTPNTSLFEGQLTLKDGYLVVHGGREGNATATNVEGIFAAGDVADHVYRQAITSAGAGCMAALDAERYLDDLQNAKF; translated from the coding sequence ATGTCTGAAGTCCGTCATTCGCGAGTGATTATTCTCGGTTCCGGCCCTGCCGGTTACAGCGCCGCGGTCTATGCCGCCCGTGCCAACCTCAAGCCACTTTTGATCACCGGCATGCAGGCCGGCGGTCAACTGACCACCACCACCGAAGTCGACAACTGGCCGGGCGACGTCCACGGCCTGACCGGCCCGGCGCTGATGGAACGCATGAAAGAGCACGCCGAGCGCTTTGAAACCGAGATCGTTTTCGATCACATCAATGCCGTGGACTTCGCTGCCAAGCCTTACACCCTGACCGGCGACAGCGCGACCTACACCTGCGACGCCCTGATCATCGCCACCGGCGCCAGCGCTCGTTACCTCGGTCTGCCGTCGGAAGAAGCGTTCATGGGCAAGGGCGTTTCGGCCTGCGCAACCTGCGACGGTTTCTTCTACCGCAACAAGCCTGTCGCCGTAGTCGGTGGCGGCAACACCGCTGTTGAAGAAGCGCTGTACCTGGCCAACATCGCCAGTACCGTGACCCTGATCCACCGTCGCGAAACCTTCCGCGCCGAGAAGATCCTGATCGACAAGCTCAATGCCCGGGTTGCCGAAGGCAAGATCATCCTGAAGCTCAACTCGAACCTGGACGAAGTCCTGGGCGACAACATGGGCGTGACCGGTGCTCGCCTGAAAAACAACGACGGCAGCTTCGACGAGCTGAAAGTCGACGGCGTGTTCATCGCCATCGGCCACACCCCGAACACCTCGTTGTTCGAAGGTCAGCTGACGTTGAAAGACGGCTACCTGGTGGTGCACGGCGGTCGTGAAGGCAATGCGACGGCGACCAACGTCGAAGGTATCTTCGCGGCCGGTGACGTGGCTGACCACGTTTACCGTCAGGCGATCACCTCGGCCGGCGCCGGCTGCATGGCGGCACTGGATGCCGAGCGTTATCTGGACGACCTGCAGAACGCCAAGTTCTGA
- the folX gene encoding dihydroneopterin triphosphate 2'-epimerase — MPQLQPGMARIRVKDLCLRTFIGINEDEILNKQDVLINLTILYAAQEAVRDNDIDHALNYRTITKAIIAHVEGNRFALLERLTQEILDLVMANASVLYAEVEVDKPHALRFAESVSITLAASR; from the coding sequence ATGCCACAACTTCAACCAGGAATGGCACGCATCCGGGTCAAGGACCTGTGTCTGCGGACGTTCATCGGGATCAACGAGGATGAAATCCTCAACAAGCAGGATGTGTTGATCAACCTGACCATCCTGTACGCCGCTCAGGAAGCGGTGCGTGACAACGACATCGATCACGCACTCAATTACCGGACCATCACCAAGGCGATCATCGCCCACGTCGAAGGCAATCGCTTCGCCCTGCTTGAGCGGCTGACCCAGGAAATTCTCGATTTGGTCATGGCCAACGCGTCGGTACTGTACGCCGAGGTCGAAGTCGACAAGCCCCACGCCTTGCGTTTCGCCGAGTCGGTGTCGATCACCCTGGCTGCAAGCCGCTGA